The following proteins are co-located in the Hydrogenobacter hydrogenophilus genome:
- the ftsA gene encoding cell division protein FtsA, which translates to MKLITSLDIGTSKVALLVGEVDSYGDIHIVGVGEVPSKGIDRGYITRLDLAVHTILSALKEAQEMSGERIDTVVIGISGPNIKSQNEKDTISVSPQPIEIDHLHIDRLIERAITRAKEDGFEVISAIPRKFVLDDQEGVIDPVGLLGSRLSAEVHVVKVGSSMLRNLEKAIASSGLKIANRFLSSIASSEAVLTLEEKEEGVLLLDMGAGLTDFILYAEGSPIMTGSVPMGGINITKDIAHFMKITSEQAERIKIEQGFAIADLVSETERIKIKPRGEEKETMISKKQLAEVIQIRLEEIMDKVLELMSSQGIKLDSVNAGVVITGGCAKLAGMREFLERYFDLPVRVGYPTGVIGLKEKIQDPSFSTGVGLLKLAYEEQFSGKKDLLRNSQENSVVKGKVDVRSIFTKIKDFFKDVI; encoded by the coding sequence ATGAAACTAATAACTTCCTTGGATATAGGTACCAGTAAGGTTGCCCTGCTTGTAGGTGAAGTGGACAGTTATGGAGATATACACATAGTGGGTGTGGGAGAGGTGCCATCAAAAGGTATAGACAGGGGATACATAACAAGGTTGGACCTTGCTGTCCATACCATACTGAGTGCTCTAAAAGAGGCTCAGGAGATGTCTGGTGAGCGCATAGACACTGTTGTTATAGGCATTTCTGGTCCTAACATAAAAAGCCAGAATGAGAAAGATACCATAAGTGTATCACCGCAACCCATAGAGATAGACCATCTGCACATAGACAGGCTCATAGAAAGAGCCATAACCAGAGCTAAGGAAGACGGATTTGAGGTAATAAGCGCCATTCCTAGGAAGTTTGTATTGGACGACCAAGAAGGGGTTATAGACCCAGTGGGACTTTTGGGTTCAAGGCTATCTGCAGAGGTGCATGTAGTCAAGGTAGGCAGTAGCATGCTGAGAAATCTTGAAAAAGCCATCGCTTCAAGCGGACTTAAGATCGCTAACAGATTTTTATCTTCTATAGCTTCTTCAGAAGCGGTGCTAACGTTGGAGGAAAAAGAGGAGGGTGTGCTTCTTTTAGACATGGGTGCAGGGCTTACAGATTTTATACTTTACGCTGAAGGTTCACCCATTATGACGGGAAGCGTCCCCATGGGAGGCATAAACATAACAAAAGACATAGCACACTTTATGAAGATCACAAGCGAACAGGCAGAGAGGATAAAGATAGAGCAAGGCTTTGCCATAGCGGACCTTGTGAGCGAAACAGAAAGGATTAAAATAAAACCCAGAGGAGAGGAAAAGGAAACCATGATAAGTAAAAAACAGCTGGCGGAAGTCATACAGATAAGGCTTGAGGAGATCATGGACAAGGTCTTAGAACTCATGAGCTCACAGGGGATAAAGCTTGACTCGGTAAACGCAGGTGTGGTGATCACGGGGGGGTGTGCTAAACTTGCTGGTATGAGGGAGTTTCTTGAGAGGTACTTTGACCTTCCTGTAAGGGTGGGATATCCTACTGGTGTGATAGGACTAAAGGAGAAGATCCAGGATCCGTCCTTTTCTACAGGTGTAGGTCTTCTCAAGCTTGCTTACGAGGAACAGTTTTCAGGTAAAAAAGACCTATTGCGGAATTCTCAAGAAAATAGCGTGGTAAAAGGAAAAGTGGATGTTAGGTCTATTTTCACCAAGATAAAGGATTTTTTTAAGGATGTAATATAG
- the pdxA gene encoding 4-hydroxythreonine-4-phosphate dehydrogenase PdxA gives MIRIGITIGDPAGVGPELIVKLLDHLDPQKAYIVYGEKKIIKHAQELLGKSVEMKDIYTIDEVNAPGIYIADLDICETERPMPSLTSGKVAVAYLGRAVVDAVYRKIHGLLTMPINKFWAKLAGFSYEGQTEFLAQAFSTKDYAMLMYSERIKVVLLSTHIPLSEAITHVKKEKIDQKVRLVVREFKRLFGYEPSVGVLGLNPHAGEMGQIGREDMEEILPAVEKLKGEGFKVEGPLSPDSAFLKPDAFDVFLCMYHDQGLIPFKIFAFNEGVNLTIGIPFVRTSPDHGTAYDIAWKGIAEVSSSLNALKLCEKLAERCLE, from the coding sequence ATGATAAGGATAGGTATAACCATAGGAGATCCTGCAGGAGTTGGTCCAGAACTGATCGTAAAGCTTTTGGATCACTTAGATCCCCAAAAAGCTTACATAGTGTACGGTGAGAAAAAGATAATAAAACACGCACAAGAGCTTTTGGGAAAGAGTGTTGAGATGAAAGACATATACACGATAGATGAAGTAAATGCTCCGGGTATTTATATAGCGGACCTTGATATATGCGAAACAGAAAGACCCATGCCTTCTTTAACTTCTGGTAAAGTTGCTGTTGCTTACTTGGGAAGGGCTGTGGTAGATGCTGTTTACCGTAAAATACATGGGCTTTTGACCATGCCTATAAACAAGTTCTGGGCTAAGCTTGCTGGATTTTCTTACGAAGGTCAAACAGAGTTTCTTGCTCAGGCTTTTAGTACAAAAGATTATGCCATGCTCATGTATTCAGAGAGGATAAAAGTGGTTCTTCTTTCTACACACATACCCCTCAGTGAAGCCATAACGCATGTGAAAAAGGAAAAGATAGATCAGAAGGTAAGACTTGTAGTGCGTGAGTTTAAAAGGCTCTTTGGCTATGAGCCATCTGTAGGCGTTCTTGGTTTGAATCCACATGCGGGAGAGATGGGACAGATAGGTAGAGAGGATATGGAAGAGATCCTACCTGCTGTGGAAAAGTTAAAAGGTGAAGGTTTTAAGGTAGAAGGACCTCTCTCTCCGGATAGTGCATTTCTAAAACCTGATGCTTTTGATGTGTTTTTGTGTATGTATCATGACCAAGGGCTTATTCCTTTCAAGATATTTGCCTTTAATGAAGGTGTGAATTTAACCATTGGTATACCTTTTGTAAGAACATCTCCGGATCACGGAACCGCTTACGACATAGCGTGGAAGGGTATAGCGGAAGTCTCATCCTCTTTGAACGCTCTTAAGCTGTGTGAAAAATTGGCAGAGAGATGTTTAGAGTAG
- a CDS encoding NYN domain-containing protein, with amino-acid sequence MIDERVALFIDGSNIFHAIRYLNIKIDYQKLVEFLTESRRLIRAYFYGAIPQEKDVKKNTPEWESLMRQRRFLEELSLLGIKVKMAHLRKLPSGEYVEKEVDIMLATDMLSMAYMNAYDTAVLVSGDSDFSYTVEEVQRIGKRVENASFKRTSSYQLRKVCDRFILLDDYLDRFVVEEKPIITQEVSFWEKIAKLWKR; translated from the coding sequence ATGATCGATGAGAGGGTAGCCCTTTTCATAGATGGCTCTAATATATTTCACGCTATAAGGTATTTAAACATTAAGATAGACTATCAAAAGCTCGTAGAGTTTTTAACAGAAAGCAGAAGGCTTATCAGAGCTTACTTTTATGGTGCCATACCTCAGGAGAAGGATGTGAAAAAAAACACTCCCGAATGGGAAAGTCTTATGAGACAGAGAAGATTTTTAGAAGAGCTTTCCCTTCTGGGAATAAAGGTTAAGATGGCACACCTTAGGAAACTACCCTCTGGTGAATATGTGGAAAAAGAGGTGGATATTATGTTGGCTACCGACATGCTCAGTATGGCGTACATGAACGCTTACGATACTGCGGTGCTTGTAAGTGGTGATAGTGATTTTTCTTACACAGTTGAGGAGGTACAAAGGATAGGAAAAAGGGTTGAGAACGCATCTTTTAAGAGAACAAGCTCTTATCAACTGAGGAAGGTGTGCGACAGGTTTATACTGCTTGATGACTATCTTGATAGGTTTGTGGTAGAAGAGAAACCCATTATCACGCAAGAGGTAAGCTTTTGGGAAAAGATAGCAAAGCTTTGGAAGAGATGA
- a CDS encoding tetratricopeptide repeat protein has protein sequence MKKLRNKIFFLPFVFLTSCAQVVFYPEECQHYIKAGNYQKAIEISKTAIEAYPRNAEPYLCLSTAYLHKGELENAINTMKKAEQVAPSYEDLAVIYNRLGFMYHLKGDTIKALEYHQKHLSISRELDDTKGQFIANVNIADIYQSMGDYTKAIEYYQKSTHFISDPKDGVLVYRNIAQAYVKQGKYKDAIENYKMAYKYAEKTGDKKLIGALLIDLGDAYRLNRDFKSASEYLIRGLEIAKAQKDKQLMAHAYLKLGLFYRDRSDLSSAKEFLKRAYEIYISTNNKRKAQEVLEQIKEIERR, from the coding sequence GTGAAAAAACTTAGGAACAAAATCTTTTTTTTGCCCTTTGTGTTTTTAACATCGTGTGCTCAGGTGGTTTTTTATCCAGAAGAGTGTCAACATTACATAAAAGCTGGGAACTATCAAAAAGCTATAGAAATAAGCAAAACCGCCATAGAGGCTTACCCCAGGAACGCAGAACCTTACTTGTGCCTGAGTACGGCATACCTTCATAAAGGGGAACTGGAAAATGCTATAAACACCATGAAAAAAGCAGAGCAAGTGGCACCATCTTACGAAGATCTTGCTGTTATTTATAATCGCTTAGGCTTTATGTATCATCTGAAAGGAGACACAATTAAAGCGCTTGAATATCACCAAAAGCACCTTTCTATAAGCAGGGAGTTAGACGATACAAAAGGTCAGTTTATTGCTAATGTAAATATAGCGGATATATACCAGAGTATGGGAGATTACACAAAAGCAATAGAGTATTACCAGAAGTCCACACATTTCATTTCTGACCCAAAAGACGGAGTTTTAGTCTACAGAAACATAGCTCAAGCTTATGTTAAACAAGGAAAATACAAGGATGCTATTGAAAATTATAAGATGGCTTATAAGTATGCAGAAAAAACAGGTGATAAAAAACTTATTGGAGCTTTGCTTATAGATTTGGGGGATGCATATAGGTTAAATAGGGACTTTAAGAGTGCTTCTGAATATCTCATAAGAGGCTTGGAAATAGCCAAGGCACAAAAAGACAAACAGCTTATGGCGCATGCATACTTAAAATTAGGCCTTTTCTACAGAGATAGATCAGACCTTAGCTCTGCAAAAGAGTTTCTCAAAAGAGCTTACGAAATCTATATTTCTACAAACAATAAAAGGAAAGCTCAAGAAGTACTTGAGCAGATAAAGGAAATAGAAAGAAGGTAA
- the ftsZ gene encoding cell division protein FtsZ → MESVNPTRIKVFGVGGGGSNAVNRMYLDGIEGVELFAINTDIQHLTSLSVPNKIQIGEKVTKGLGAGAKPQIGEQAALEDIDKIREVLRGTDMLFLAVGLGGGTGTGAAPVIAETAKEMGILTVAVTTKPFSFEGPKRMQVALEGLERLKDVVDTYIVINNQKLAEMADRNFSIKDAFKMVDDVLSKAVRGITSIVVTPALINVDFADVRTVMEKGGLALIGMGEGKGDGRRDYAIEQAITSPLLEGNSVEGARRLLITLWVSEDVPFRDVEETIGRIRESAHEDALIIFGAVLEDTKENFMRVAVVATDFEDAQTHTHLKVVKKPEPKEIKKVVPETIIEPVQPEIEDIPAYLRRKRKL, encoded by the coding sequence ATGGAAAGCGTTAATCCTACACGTATAAAAGTGTTCGGTGTGGGTGGAGGTGGTTCAAATGCTGTAAACCGTATGTACCTTGATGGAATAGAAGGTGTGGAACTCTTTGCCATAAATACGGACATACAGCATTTAACCTCACTGAGTGTACCTAACAAAATACAGATAGGAGAAAAAGTCACAAAAGGATTAGGTGCGGGGGCAAAACCTCAGATAGGAGAACAAGCAGCTCTTGAGGACATAGACAAGATAAGGGAGGTCCTCAGAGGTACAGATATGCTCTTTTTGGCGGTAGGCTTAGGTGGTGGTACGGGAACGGGTGCAGCACCGGTGATCGCAGAAACTGCCAAGGAGATGGGTATCCTCACCGTTGCGGTGACTACCAAACCCTTCTCTTTTGAAGGTCCCAAAAGAATGCAGGTCGCTTTAGAAGGCCTTGAAAGACTAAAGGATGTGGTAGATACTTACATAGTCATAAACAACCAGAAACTTGCAGAGATGGCAGATAGAAACTTTAGTATAAAAGATGCCTTCAAGATGGTGGACGATGTGCTCTCAAAGGCGGTAAGAGGTATAACCAGTATAGTGGTGACACCTGCTCTTATAAATGTAGACTTTGCAGATGTGAGAACTGTTATGGAGAAAGGAGGACTTGCCCTTATTGGTATGGGAGAAGGAAAAGGCGATGGCAGAAGAGACTATGCCATAGAGCAAGCCATAACAAGTCCTCTCTTAGAAGGCAACAGTGTTGAAGGTGCCAGAAGACTCCTCATCACCCTTTGGGTCAGTGAGGATGTGCCTTTCAGAGATGTGGAAGAAACCATAGGCAGGATAAGAGAGTCAGCTCACGAAGACGCTCTCATAATATTCGGTGCTGTGCTGGAGGATACAAAAGAAAACTTTATGCGCGTTGCGGTGGTTGCAACGGATTTTGAGGATGCACAAACTCACACACACCTTAAGGTGGTTAAAAAACCAGAACCTAAGGAGATAAAGAAGGTAGTCCCAGAAACCATCATAGAACCAGTACAGCCAGAGATAGAGGACATACCTGCGTATCTAAGAAGAAAGAGAAAGCTATGA
- the murB gene encoding UDP-N-acetylmuramate dehydrogenase produces the protein MRIEKEADLTNYTTIKIGGKASFLCFPSTYEEVYHAISFAQDKDLPVFFLGRGSNTIFGDYKGVVIVTRELREMKVRREGDKVYVSAECGVLLSQLIKLAVDMNLQGIYRLAGFPATVGGAVAMNAGAFGCEISQHIKSLLVMAWDGTIERFSAEELSFGYRSSPFPKMGIVLRADFEFDIADFDVKNEYQLIKERRKRTQPINMPTSGSTFKNPPGTYAGELLEKVGMKGYRVGDTALSDLHANFLVNLGRGKFTEVIKILQEAKKRVYEEFGIELEEEVRLIESCGAYGR, from the coding sequence ATGCGCATAGAAAAGGAAGCAGACCTAACAAACTACACCACTATAAAGATAGGTGGAAAAGCAAGTTTTTTGTGTTTTCCTTCCACCTACGAGGAGGTATATCATGCTATAAGTTTTGCTCAGGATAAGGACCTTCCTGTGTTTTTTCTCGGAAGGGGTTCTAATACCATATTTGGAGACTACAAAGGTGTAGTTATAGTGACGCGAGAGCTCAGAGAAATGAAGGTTAGGCGAGAAGGGGATAAAGTTTATGTGTCTGCAGAGTGCGGGGTGCTCCTTTCACAGCTCATCAAACTTGCAGTAGATATGAACCTACAGGGTATTTACAGGCTTGCGGGTTTTCCTGCCACCGTAGGTGGTGCTGTTGCTATGAATGCAGGAGCCTTCGGCTGTGAAATATCCCAACACATAAAGAGCCTTTTGGTTATGGCTTGGGACGGCACTATAGAAAGGTTTTCTGCTGAAGAACTTAGCTTTGGATATAGGTCTTCTCCTTTTCCAAAGATGGGTATAGTGCTAAGAGCTGATTTTGAGTTTGACATTGCAGATTTTGATGTAAAAAATGAGTACCAACTTATAAAGGAAAGGCGAAAACGCACACAACCCATAAACATGCCCACTTCAGGCTCTACTTTTAAAAATCCCCCTGGTACTTACGCAGGAGAGCTTCTTGAAAAAGTGGGTATGAAAGGTTATAGGGTAGGTGATACCGCTCTTTCTGACTTGCATGCCAACTTCTTAGTGAACTTAGGAAGAGGTAAATTTACAGAAGTGATTAAGATACTGCAAGAAGCCAAGAAGAGAGTTTACGAAGAATTTGGCATAGAGCTTGAAGAGGAGGTAAGGCTAATTGAGAGTTGTGGTGCTTATGGGAGGTAA
- a CDS encoding rhomboid family intramembrane serine protease, whose product MFPIKDINRSRSFPLVNLLIILICSAVWLHQVSLDEEEMNLFIYHYGLVPVDILYRPYTLITHMFLHGSWLHIIGNMWFLWVFGDNVEDRLGRLRYLVFYLLSGLGAALLQTIVSFLFGGADVPMVGASGAISGVLGAYLWLFPHARILALVPIFIFLTFVEVPAVLFIGLWILIQVFNGILTLPFAHGGGVAWFAHIGGFGVGYLLVRFFYRKGWYYL is encoded by the coding sequence ATGTTTCCTATAAAGGACATCAATAGGAGCAGAAGTTTTCCTTTGGTGAATCTTCTGATCATACTAATTTGTTCCGCTGTCTGGTTGCATCAGGTTAGTCTTGATGAGGAGGAAATGAACCTTTTTATATACCACTATGGACTTGTACCTGTTGATATCCTTTATAGACCCTACACTTTGATCACTCACATGTTTCTGCACGGAAGCTGGCTACACATCATAGGCAATATGTGGTTTTTGTGGGTCTTTGGGGATAATGTGGAAGATAGGCTTGGGAGGTTAAGGTATTTGGTTTTTTATCTGCTTTCAGGTCTGGGTGCTGCACTTTTGCAAACTATAGTGAGCTTCTTGTTTGGTGGAGCTGATGTGCCTATGGTGGGGGCAAGTGGTGCCATAAGTGGGGTGTTGGGTGCATACCTTTGGCTCTTCCCTCATGCCAGAATATTAGCTTTGGTCCCCATATTTATCTTTTTAACTTTCGTTGAGGTGCCTGCTGTTCTTTTCATAGGTCTGTGGATACTTATTCAAGTGTTTAATGGTATTCTTACCCTTCCTTTTGCGCATGGGGGTGGTGTAGCGTGGTTTGCTCACATAGGTGGGTTTGGTGTGGGATACTTGCTTGTTAGGTTCTTTTACCGAAAGGGGTGGTACTACTTATGA
- a CDS encoding cell division protein FtsQ/DivIB — protein sequence MKKEGKSTGSKYTGVSYVLAMVWISSMALAGFFLPVFVDTLPYFKVKAVEVEGNTTIPTYVFSEAVVELKNNWLFINEGRLLDVLNTLTGNSVEDVRIDRIFHKDGVFLRLHVKERTPFITVFEGKKTVFFDDKGVPFFSKYITEKKPYIYTHSVKLVKDNFSVLKNLVEVCENHLPLKDIYLSDVSTFVYTTDDTKVLLPPLEQIDQDILKRLERIYNISMKAKEIDLTTQGMAVIKGGE from the coding sequence ATGAAAAAAGAGGGGAAGAGCACGGGGAGTAAGTATACTGGGGTAAGCTATGTCTTGGCAATGGTTTGGATCTCCTCCATGGCTCTGGCGGGTTTTTTCCTGCCTGTTTTTGTGGATACACTACCCTACTTCAAAGTGAAAGCCGTTGAGGTAGAAGGCAATACCACCATACCAACCTATGTATTTTCCGAGGCGGTAGTGGAACTAAAAAATAACTGGCTTTTCATAAATGAAGGCAGGCTCTTAGATGTTCTTAACACCCTCACGGGTAATTCCGTAGAAGATGTGAGAATAGATAGGATTTTTCATAAGGATGGTGTTTTTTTAAGGCTACATGTGAAGGAGAGAACACCTTTTATAACTGTCTTTGAAGGAAAAAAGACTGTTTTTTTCGATGATAAAGGCGTACCTTTTTTTTCTAAATACATTACAGAAAAGAAACCTTACATATACACGCACAGTGTAAAACTCGTAAAAGACAACTTTTCTGTATTGAAAAACTTGGTAGAAGTGTGTGAAAATCATCTACCTTTAAAGGACATTTATTTGAGCGATGTAAGTACTTTTGTTTACACAACTGATGACACCAAAGTACTTCTTCCTCCTTTAGAGCAAATAGACCAGGACATTTTAAAAAGATTAGAGCGTATCTATAATATAAGTATGAAGGCAAAAGAGATTGACCTAACAACACAAGGCATGGCAGTAATAAAAGGTGGGGAGTAA
- a CDS encoding D-alanine--D-alanine ligase family protein produces MVLMGGKSQEREISIKTGNAILKALRELGHEAIPLDLDETLCQKLLELKPDKVFIALHGTYGEDGRVQGLLDILGIPYTGSGVLGSCLAMDKEITKKILTYHHIPVPNGVCVRRGEEINWDKFPAIVKPADQGSSVGLYLVKEKEELNSAIRKIFNISQKVLIEEYIEGRDITVGILKDQALPPLEVRPKRNIYDYESKYTKGMSEYIFLEDDELIKKLQDIALKVHKYLELKDISRIDFRLSEDGTPYVLEANTIPGMTELSLFPMMCMKKGIDFKRMVHMLLF; encoded by the coding sequence GTGGTGCTTATGGGAGGTAAGTCCCAAGAGAGGGAGATCTCCATAAAAACAGGAAATGCCATCTTGAAAGCTTTGAGAGAGTTAGGACACGAAGCTATTCCTCTTGACTTAGACGAAACCCTCTGCCAAAAACTCCTTGAGCTAAAACCTGATAAGGTGTTTATAGCACTTCACGGCACTTACGGAGAGGACGGAAGAGTGCAGGGACTTCTGGATATCCTCGGTATTCCCTACACAGGCTCAGGAGTTCTGGGTAGCTGTCTTGCCATGGACAAGGAGATAACCAAAAAGATACTTACCTATCACCATATACCAGTACCCAACGGAGTGTGTGTGCGCAGAGGTGAGGAAATAAACTGGGACAAGTTCCCAGCCATAGTAAAGCCGGCAGATCAAGGCTCAAGCGTAGGGCTCTATTTAGTAAAGGAAAAAGAGGAGTTAAACTCAGCAATAAGAAAAATCTTTAACATTTCCCAAAAGGTACTTATAGAGGAGTATATAGAAGGTAGAGACATAACAGTAGGTATACTCAAAGATCAAGCCCTACCACCTTTAGAAGTGCGCCCAAAAAGAAACATTTATGACTATGAGAGCAAATACACTAAGGGTATGTCTGAGTATATCTTTTTAGAAGACGATGAGCTAATAAAAAAGCTTCAGGATATAGCTTTAAAAGTGCACAAATACTTGGAGCTCAAAGATATATCAAGGATAGATTTTAGACTTTCAGAAGATGGTACTCCGTATGTGTTAGAAGCCAATACCATACCCGGTATGACGGAGCTAAGCCTATTTCCTATGATGTGCATGAAAAAAGGCATTGATTTTAAAAGAATGGTACATATGTTATTATTTTAA
- a CDS encoding bifunctional riboflavin kinase/FAD synthetase, whose amino-acid sequence MGKDSKALEEMKTLSLKWNGECIKKLECIEEILEPCAITVGNFDGVHLGHRFLIDKLKEEAFARNLKTVVLSFYPHPLKVLAPKQLPCELTSLEERAELLATLGVDYTVFLKFDEKFSLMRAEDFLLDILYNRLKARFLLVGYDWRFGYKREGEIELAKEVGQRLGFDVLSVEPFKLGQHVVSSTLIRRLLREGRLEEARNYLGRPYWIRRRVIKGDGRGTSIGVPTANLEGTENLCLKEGVYAVVVEEHLIGVANYGYRPTFDGNKKVLEVHILDFEGNLRNKKIKVEFVKFLREERKFDSVHELLHQIHQDVALARSLLK is encoded by the coding sequence TTGGGAAAAGATAGCAAAGCTTTGGAAGAGATGAAAACGCTCTCTTTAAAATGGAACGGAGAATGTATAAAAAAGCTTGAATGCATAGAAGAAATCTTAGAACCTTGCGCTATAACTGTTGGAAACTTTGACGGCGTCCATCTTGGGCATAGGTTTCTCATTGATAAACTCAAAGAAGAGGCTTTCGCAAGAAATTTAAAAACTGTTGTGCTTTCCTTTTATCCACATCCTCTCAAAGTGCTTGCTCCCAAACAGCTTCCTTGTGAACTTACAAGTCTTGAAGAGAGGGCAGAGCTGTTAGCTACCTTAGGAGTAGATTACACGGTATTTTTGAAGTTTGACGAGAAGTTTTCTCTCATGAGAGCAGAGGACTTTCTTTTGGATATACTTTATAACAGATTAAAGGCGAGGTTTTTGCTTGTTGGGTACGATTGGAGATTTGGCTACAAGAGAGAAGGAGAAATAGAGCTGGCAAAGGAAGTAGGGCAAAGATTGGGTTTTGATGTGCTTTCGGTAGAACCTTTCAAACTGGGTCAACATGTAGTGAGTAGTACTTTGATAAGAAGATTACTTCGTGAAGGTAGATTAGAAGAGGCACGCAATTATCTTGGAAGACCCTACTGGATAAGAAGAAGGGTTATAAAGGGAGATGGTAGAGGTACTTCTATAGGTGTTCCTACCGCAAATTTAGAAGGAACAGAAAATCTGTGTTTGAAAGAAGGCGTGTATGCAGTGGTAGTTGAAGAGCACCTTATAGGCGTTGCCAATTATGGCTACAGGCCTACCTTTGACGGTAATAAGAAGGTACTGGAAGTGCATATCCTTGACTTTGAAGGAAACTTAAGAAACAAGAAGATAAAGGTGGAGTTTGTAAAGTTCCTAAGGGAGGAAAGGAAATTTGATTCTGTGCACGAGCTTTTGCATCAGATACACCAAGATGTAGCATTAGCTAGAAGCCTCTTGAAATAG
- a CDS encoding DNA-methyltransferase — translation MSAIENFLNKVICGDVLQVLREIPDNSIDLGITSPPYNKKEKNGGWLVSRVIYKGFKDSMPEEEYQAWQVEVLNELHRVIKQGGSFFYNHKVRYEKGKMIHPLEWLSKTKWDLWQEIIWNRKIAGNIRGWRFWHVDERIYWLVKGKPKELKPEHAKLTSVWEIRPETGHKDHPAVFPLELPVRIIYSILGQEKGVVIDPFCGTGTTLVASKLLGKDYIGIDISEEYVRYAQERLAQAHKERQAVLREIALHTTELTFKERKSMGLWNKRSSR, via the coding sequence ATGAGCGCTATTGAGAACTTTCTAAACAAAGTGATATGTGGTGATGTTCTACAGGTCCTCAGGGAAATACCAGACAACAGCATAGACTTGGGTATCACTTCTCCCCCCTACAACAAAAAGGAGAAAAACGGTGGATGGTTAGTTAGTAGAGTGATTTACAAGGGCTTTAAAGACAGCATGCCAGAAGAGGAATACCAAGCTTGGCAGGTAGAAGTGCTTAACGAACTCCACAGGGTTATAAAACAGGGGGGAAGCTTTTTCTACAACCACAAGGTAAGGTACGAAAAGGGTAAGATGATACATCCTTTGGAGTGGCTTAGTAAAACCAAGTGGGACTTGTGGCAGGAGATCATATGGAACAGAAAGATAGCAGGCAATATAAGAGGATGGCGCTTTTGGCATGTAGATGAGAGGATTTACTGGCTGGTAAAGGGAAAACCAAAAGAACTAAAACCTGAGCATGCCAAACTTACCTCTGTGTGGGAAATAAGACCTGAAACAGGACACAAGGATCATCCTGCGGTTTTCCCCTTAGAGCTTCCTGTGAGGATCATTTATTCCATTCTTGGACAAGAAAAAGGTGTGGTAATAGATCCTTTTTGCGGGACTGGAACTACCTTAGTGGCGAGCAAATTGCTTGGTAAGGACTACATAGGTATAGATATATCAGAAGAGTATGTGCGCTACGCTCAAGAGAGGCTCGCTCAGGCACACAAAGAGAGACAGGCGGTTCTTAGGGAGATAGCTTTGCATACTACTGAACTCACCTTCAAAGAGAGGAAGAGTATGGGACTCTGGAACAAAAGAAGCTCACGATAA